From Natrinema salaciae, the proteins below share one genomic window:
- a CDS encoding thiolase family protein: MAKAIAPTVAGIGTVPNGTHSAPERDLALTVVRDALADAAFELSAVDGLYMPAPRPWTPQGFFSTYLLHLLGLDVNRSLEVSTGGTSGGHAFHAAVSDVRDGTVETALVLAVERNSIVDTTGPYFDYILKSFDAEFESPIGMTVPAAYAQSMQRYVHEYAVDREDLAEVVVKNRENGAANPDGLFDESPTREDVLDARPIADPIRLFDCPAPCDGAAAILLTRDDPASSASSRPISVGGTGYHHAPSHFLMSRETPITELPAVGCAVNVATDLADVSVADIDVFEPYAPFPHIEAIVTEELGLAERGGGVDACLEGRTAPDGPVPVSPSGGCLGRGHPPMVTPLLNYVEAVKQLRGTASTQIPDAERVLTTAEHGHVNGVTATVFTTEV; encoded by the coding sequence ATGGCTAAAGCCATCGCACCGACCGTCGCAGGTATCGGTACCGTTCCGAACGGGACGCACTCGGCACCGGAACGAGATCTCGCACTGACAGTCGTTCGAGACGCCCTCGCGGACGCGGCGTTCGAGCTGTCCGCCGTCGACGGGCTCTACATGCCCGCCCCCCGCCCGTGGACGCCGCAGGGGTTCTTTTCGACCTATCTGCTGCACTTGCTCGGGCTCGACGTGAACCGCTCGCTCGAGGTCTCGACCGGGGGGACGAGCGGCGGACACGCGTTTCACGCCGCCGTCTCGGACGTCCGGGACGGAACGGTCGAGACGGCGCTCGTCCTGGCGGTGGAGCGAAACTCGATCGTCGACACGACGGGGCCGTACTTCGACTACATTCTCAAGTCGTTCGACGCGGAGTTCGAGTCGCCGATCGGAATGACCGTTCCGGCGGCGTACGCGCAGAGCATGCAGCGGTACGTCCACGAGTACGCCGTCGATCGCGAGGACCTCGCCGAAGTCGTCGTCAAAAACCGCGAAAACGGCGCCGCGAATCCGGACGGACTCTTCGACGAGAGCCCGACCCGGGAAGACGTACTCGACGCTCGCCCGATCGCCGACCCGATCCGCCTGTTCGACTGTCCGGCTCCGTGTGACGGCGCGGCCGCGATACTCCTCACTCGAGACGACCCCGCGTCATCGGCGTCGTCACGGCCGATATCGGTCGGTGGAACCGGATACCACCACGCACCGAGTCACTTCCTGATGAGCCGGGAGACGCCGATCACGGAACTCCCGGCCGTCGGCTGCGCCGTGAACGTGGCGACCGATCTCGCCGACGTCTCGGTCGCCGATATCGACGTCTTCGAACCGTACGCGCCGTTTCCCCACATCGAGGCGATCGTCACGGAGGAGCTGGGCCTCGCCGAGCGCGGTGGCGGCGTCGACGCCTGCCTCGAGGGTCGAACGGCGCCGGATGGCCCGGTTCCGGTCAGTCCATCCGGCGGCTGTCTCGGACGGGGACATCCGCCGATGGTGACGCCGCTTCTCAACTACGTCGAGGCGGTGAAACAGCTTCGCGGGACGGCCTCGACCCAGATTCCGGACGCGGAGCGTGTCCTCACGACCGCGGAACATGGCCACGTCAACGGTGTAACCGCGACCGTGTTCACGACGGAGGTGTGA
- a CDS encoding TRAP transporter permease, translating into MVYSTADKNRLEIANDAVTAAAILAWTWILYYAFTQGIQRILFTITFLGSIMLVYLGNELIEAYEDGDKLGLVGLSLSAIITAVTTAYMITFYNELLRVRVGTALPREYVIAAAFFLVILYLSYRAYGLSFLAVIVGVILYGLYGNYVPGILRHAGFSVNRMMSIMVLDFQGVYGSISRIIATWVALFLLYAGLMRGFGAFDLIMRIGLRSANYVRSGVALSAVTSSIIIGSITGSQAANTAITGSFTIPLMKETGMKGETAGGIESVASTGGQIMPPIMGAAAFVMASLLGITYVDVIIAGIIPAMIFYGSVTFAVHYKGIGQLRDQTTKIDVESQFEEQMSQKEFVIQCLRFGIPFALLIYVLGILQYTVLTAALYTIVAMFVTGFGFPLVQTATEGGDLPAEFVSLLGDAATGFREGAMILAPIAIIIAAINGVVDVFTASGIPGILSLALLDLSGGVMLTAVILAMVISIVLGMGMPTVAAYVIVAALIAPALIQQFFVPDLAAHFFVLYAAILSGLTPPIAIAVVVATGIAESNFWRTAHEALKISAPIYVLPFAFIYNPELVVGGFGVETFFSGLIALAGALGISHGLNYYGSFYHESLFVEYPIRAVFFVLGVLAMVYPDTTIRLGCVAVIFVLMGVQLQKPIRERVSQRSATDSINAVED; encoded by the coding sequence ATGGTTTATTCAACAGCCGATAAAAACAGATTAGAGATCGCCAACGACGCAGTTACGGCAGCAGCGATCCTCGCCTGGACCTGGATTCTGTACTACGCGTTCACCCAGGGGATTCAGCGGATTCTCTTCACGATCACGTTTCTCGGGTCGATTATGCTCGTCTATCTCGGAAACGAACTCATCGAAGCGTACGAGGACGGGGATAAACTGGGGTTAGTCGGGCTCTCCCTCTCGGCAATTATCACCGCCGTCACGACGGCGTACATGATCACGTTCTACAACGAGCTGTTGCGGGTCCGCGTCGGAACGGCGCTGCCGCGCGAGTACGTGATAGCCGCCGCGTTCTTCCTGGTGATCCTGTACCTGTCGTACCGGGCCTACGGGCTGTCGTTCCTGGCCGTGATCGTCGGCGTGATACTGTACGGGCTCTACGGGAACTACGTCCCGGGTATCCTGCGCCACGCCGGGTTCAGCGTCAACCGCATGATGAGCATCATGGTGCTCGACTTCCAGGGGGTCTACGGTTCGATATCCAGAATTATCGCAACGTGGGTCGCCCTGTTCCTGCTGTACGCGGGGCTCATGCGCGGCTTTGGAGCGTTCGACCTCATCATGCGGATCGGACTCCGGTCGGCCAACTACGTCCGGTCGGGCGTCGCCCTCTCCGCGGTGACCTCGAGCATCATCATCGGCTCGATCACCGGCAGCCAGGCGGCGAATACGGCGATCACCGGTTCGTTCACGATCCCGTTGATGAAGGAGACGGGGATGAAAGGCGAGACCGCGGGCGGGATCGAATCCGTCGCCTCGACCGGCGGGCAGATCATGCCTCCGATCATGGGCGCGGCTGCGTTCGTCATGGCGTCGCTGCTCGGGATCACGTACGTCGACGTGATCATCGCGGGTATCATTCCCGCCATGATCTTCTACGGGTCCGTCACCTTCGCCGTCCACTACAAGGGCATCGGACAGCTCCGCGATCAGACGACCAAGATCGACGTCGAGAGCCAGTTCGAGGAGCAGATGTCCCAGAAGGAGTTCGTTATCCAGTGTCTCCGGTTCGGCATTCCGTTCGCCCTCCTGATCTACGTCCTCGGCATCCTCCAGTACACGGTGCTCACGGCCGCGCTGTACACCATCGTCGCGATGTTCGTCACCGGTTTCGGGTTCCCGCTGGTCCAGACGGCGACGGAAGGCGGCGATCTCCCGGCCGAGTTCGTCAGTCTCCTCGGCGATGCGGCGACTGGCTTCAGAGAAGGCGCGATGATCCTCGCACCGATCGCGATCATCATCGCCGCCATCAACGGCGTCGTCGACGTCTTCACCGCGTCGGGCATTCCGGGAATTCTCTCGCTGGCCCTGCTCGACCTCTCCGGCGGGGTCATGTTGACTGCGGTCATCCTGGCGATGGTCATCTCGATCGTCCTGGGCATGGGAATGCCGACGGTCGCCGCGTACGTCATCGTCGCCGCGCTGATCGCGCCGGCGCTGATCCAGCAGTTCTTCGTCCCCGACCTCGCGGCGCACTTCTTCGTGCTGTACGCCGCGATTCTCTCCGGACTGACGCCCCCGATCGCGATCGCCGTCGTCGTCGCGACGGGGATCGCCGAGAGCAACTTCTGGCGGACGGCCCACGAGGCGCTGAAGATCTCCGCACCGATCTACGTCCTGCCGTTCGCGTTCATCTACAATCCCGAGCTCGTGGTCGGTGGCTTCGGCGTCGAGACGTTCTTCTCCGGCCTGATCGCACTGGCCGGCGCACTGGGAATCTCTCACGGCCTCAACTACTACGGGTCGTTCTACCACGAGAGTCTGTTCGTCGAATACCCAATCAGGGCCGTCTTCTTCGTCCTCGGCGTCCTCGCGATGGTCTATCCGGACACGACGATCCGTCTCGGCTGCGTCGCAGTCATCTTCGTTCTGATGGGGGTCCAACTCCAGAAACCGATCCGCGAACGGGTGAGCCAGCGATCGGCGACGGACTCCATCAACGCCGTCGAAGACTAG
- a CDS encoding M20/M25/M40 family metallo-hydrolase: MTTIEPTAYLERRDGTFLDDLRSLLAQPSISATGEGIDDCATMVRQSCLEYGFDEAELVETPGRPAVVARASADGESTETGPTVLLYGHYDVQPATASEWQSPPFDPTVREGPDGEQRLYARGAGDNKGQWFAHLCAVCALRETTGLPTDVTLVIEGEEESGSEHLEWLVREHREDLGADVAIVADGSIDASGRPHVLLGSRGLLYVDIEATGANRDLHSGNFGGPVPNPATAIVDLVASLRDEDGRIALEGFHDDVRPLTDRDREVLEAIPLDEEAVKADLGLSALATDADEGYTERLLCRPNLNVAGLDAGYDGDGMKTVLPSRARAKIDFRLVADQDPDDVFDSLSRHVEERIPAGIEVDLSRVAAMAPQRTPADSPVVEPVLRAVGEGWNREPILKLSLGGSVPTYVFADTLDVPCLVVPYANADENNHAPDENISLSCFRAGARTTVAILEALSESILD; the protein is encoded by the coding sequence ATGACGACGATAGAGCCGACCGCGTACCTCGAGCGCCGAGACGGGACGTTCCTCGACGACCTCCGATCGCTGCTCGCCCAGCCGTCGATCAGCGCGACCGGCGAGGGGATCGACGACTGCGCGACGATGGTCCGGCAGTCGTGTCTCGAGTACGGGTTCGACGAGGCGGAGCTCGTCGAGACGCCGGGCCGTCCGGCCGTCGTCGCTCGCGCGTCCGCCGACGGCGAGTCGACCGAGACCGGACCGACGGTACTGCTCTACGGCCACTACGACGTCCAGCCGGCGACGGCTTCGGAGTGGCAGTCACCGCCGTTCGACCCGACCGTCCGCGAGGGGCCCGACGGCGAACAGCGTCTCTACGCGCGCGGGGCCGGCGACAACAAGGGGCAGTGGTTCGCCCACCTCTGTGCGGTTTGCGCGCTGCGCGAGACGACGGGGCTCCCGACCGACGTGACCCTGGTGATCGAAGGCGAGGAGGAGAGCGGCAGCGAACACCTCGAGTGGCTCGTCCGCGAGCATCGCGAGGACCTCGGCGCGGACGTCGCGATCGTGGCCGACGGGTCGATCGACGCGTCGGGCAGACCGCACGTGCTGCTCGGTTCGCGGGGGTTGCTCTACGTCGACATCGAGGCGACGGGAGCGAACCGCGACCTCCATTCGGGGAACTTCGGCGGCCCGGTTCCCAATCCGGCCACCGCGATCGTCGACCTCGTCGCCTCGCTCCGGGACGAGGACGGCCGGATCGCGCTCGAGGGCTTTCACGACGACGTCCGTCCGCTGACCGATCGCGACCGCGAGGTACTCGAGGCGATCCCGCTCGACGAGGAGGCGGTGAAAGCCGACCTCGGCCTGTCGGCGCTCGCGACGGACGCGGACGAGGGATACACCGAGCGGCTGCTCTGTCGGCCGAACCTGAACGTCGCCGGACTCGACGCGGGCTACGACGGAGACGGGATGAAAACGGTGTTGCCGTCACGCGCTCGAGCGAAGATCGACTTCAGGCTGGTCGCCGATCAGGATCCCGACGACGTCTTCGACTCGCTGTCCCGCCACGTCGAGGAGCGGATACCGGCCGGAATCGAGGTCGACCTCTCGCGGGTGGCGGCGATGGCTCCCCAGCGGACGCCGGCGGACAGTCCAGTCGTCGAGCCGGTACTGCGAGCCGTCGGCGAGGGCTGGAACCGTGAGCCGATTCTCAAACTCTCGCTCGGCGGTTCGGTCCCGACGTACGTCTTCGCCGACACCCTCGACGTCCCCTGCCTGGTCGTCCCCTACGCCAACGCCGACGAGAACAATCACGCACCCGACGAGAACATTTCCCTCTCCTGTTTCCGGGCGGGTGCCCGGACCACCGTCGCGATTCTCGAGGCCCTGTCCGAATCGATCCTCGACTGA
- a CDS encoding Zn-ribbon domain-containing OB-fold protein, giving the protein MEPYTQPFWESLRDGTVLVHACESCDERFFPPSPICPHCHSTAVDWSETTGRGTLFSFTRTHATAAAFDDDLVVGTVELDAGPKLLAPIDEPYAALEIGDRVVIDAVEYDADYDRGWLEGYPFFAARTLED; this is encoded by the coding sequence ATGGAGCCCTACACGCAACCGTTCTGGGAGTCCCTCCGGGACGGCACGGTCCTGGTTCACGCCTGCGAGAGCTGCGACGAGCGGTTTTTCCCGCCGAGTCCGATCTGTCCGCACTGTCACTCGACCGCCGTCGACTGGTCGGAGACGACGGGGCGCGGGACGCTCTTCTCGTTTACGCGGACCCACGCAACGGCGGCGGCGTTCGACGACGACCTCGTCGTGGGCACCGTCGAACTGGACGCCGGGCCGAAACTGCTCGCGCCGATCGACGAACCGTACGCGGCCCTCGAGATCGGCGACCGCGTCGTCATCGACGCCGTCGAGTACGACGCCGACTACGATCGCGGCTGGCTCGAGGGGTACCCGTTCTTCGCGGCGCGGACGCTCGAGGACTGA
- a CDS encoding TAXI family TRAP transporter solute-binding subunit has product MFENGRQTRRGVLKGTAGIGALSLAGCLGGGGGGDQVDLTVGSSSSGSSTYGNSQAIQRVVSQQSDYLNFITQDAGGDPQSIRLYADGEINSYSAGNYIMNQALTETGPFEDDPVSDFPQLGFGHLSLNLYWMALEDSDIQTTDDLAGRDVYALPASWGLRAMTEEMYGNAGLWQGLSENVVNVETTQAASALEEGRVEAFIVYTSNYTQLPSWAAEIDSRVSVRAIEMTDDYVQAAQDFAGAGYEEVDEIGGWEQDVQGGNFPKHTWTETYPYYFSPDVPADAIYDLMEICHNNYESMQEANPTILDWSDPSNFTFALTHTDEIPIHPGAADWYEENDVWDDSWTRGDE; this is encoded by the coding sequence ATGTTTGAGAATGGTAGGCAGACACGCAGGGGCGTACTAAAGGGTACGGCTGGAATCGGGGCATTATCGCTCGCGGGTTGTCTCGGCGGTGGGGGCGGTGGGGACCAGGTCGACCTGACTGTCGGCTCGTCCTCCTCGGGATCGTCCACGTACGGGAACTCGCAGGCGATTCAACGGGTAGTCAGTCAGCAGTCCGATTACCTCAATTTCATTACGCAGGACGCGGGCGGTGACCCGCAGTCGATCCGCCTGTACGCGGACGGTGAGATCAACTCGTACTCTGCGGGGAACTACATCATGAATCAGGCGCTGACCGAGACGGGGCCGTTCGAAGACGATCCCGTCTCCGATTTCCCGCAGTTAGGGTTCGGTCACCTCTCGCTCAACCTCTACTGGATGGCCCTCGAGGACAGCGACATCCAGACGACCGACGACCTCGCGGGCAGGGACGTCTACGCGCTCCCCGCCAGCTGGGGACTGCGCGCGATGACGGAGGAGATGTACGGTAACGCCGGCCTCTGGCAAGGGCTCTCGGAGAACGTCGTCAACGTCGAGACGACCCAAGCCGCCAGCGCACTCGAGGAAGGGCGGGTCGAGGCGTTCATCGTGTACACTTCGAACTACACCCAGCTCCCCTCGTGGGCGGCGGAGATCGACTCGCGGGTTTCCGTCAGGGCGATCGAGATGACCGACGACTACGTGCAAGCGGCACAGGACTTCGCCGGCGCGGGGTACGAAGAGGTCGACGAGATCGGCGGCTGGGAGCAGGACGTGCAGGGCGGTAACTTCCCGAAGCACACGTGGACGGAGACCTATCCGTACTACTTCAGCCCGGACGTCCCGGCGGACGCCATCTACGACCTGATGGAGATCTGCCACAACAACTACGAGTCGATGCAGGAAGCGAATCCGACCATCCTCGACTGGTCCGATCCGTCGAACTTCACGTTCGCGTTGACGCACACGGACGAGATCCCGATTCACCCGGGTGCCGCGGACTGGTACGAAGAGAACGACGTCTGGGACGACAGCTGGACTCGCGGCGACGAATAA
- a CDS encoding CaiB/BaiF CoA transferase family protein has protein sequence MQPLAGITVIDATQALVGPFAGQTLGDLGADVIKIERPGHGDLTRTYSPQYGEELSAYFVSTNRNKRSVSLDLTTAAGQAILRDLVEAADVFIQNFSPGNEEVFGAEYETFSEINDELVYCDISGYGPDSPYADRKSFDIILQGESGMMSVTGTEDQPARIGVSICDLAGAMTAIYSIVTALYHRERTGEGEYIDVSLLDASFQFLGYHVSNYFATGENPTRMGTRHPSLMPYQAFETADSHIVVGVVSEHIWPKLCRALDREEWIDDERYATFSDRVENRDELDPVLDEMFAERTTDEWMDILQAEDVPCTPVQDVETLVDDPHIETRGMIAEMEHPELGTFKSPANPVNFASLETDAEGPPPRLGEHTDEVLSELGYDDDERERLRSNDVI, from the coding sequence ATGCAACCATTAGCGGGCATTACCGTGATCGATGCGACCCAGGCGCTCGTCGGCCCGTTCGCGGGCCAGACGCTCGGCGACCTCGGGGCGGACGTGATCAAGATCGAACGCCCGGGCCACGGCGACCTCACGCGGACGTACTCGCCGCAGTACGGCGAGGAGCTCTCCGCGTACTTCGTCAGCACGAACCGGAACAAGCGCAGCGTCAGTCTGGACCTCACGACGGCGGCGGGGCAAGCGATCCTCCGCGACCTGGTCGAAGCGGCCGACGTCTTCATCCAGAACTTCTCGCCCGGTAACGAGGAGGTCTTCGGTGCGGAGTACGAGACCTTCTCGGAGATCAACGACGAACTGGTCTACTGCGACATCTCCGGCTACGGGCCGGACAGCCCCTACGCCGACCGGAAGTCGTTCGATATCATCCTCCAGGGCGAATCGGGGATGATGAGCGTCACCGGAACCGAGGACCAGCCCGCCCGGATCGGCGTCTCGATCTGTGACCTGGCGGGTGCGATGACGGCCATCTACTCGATCGTCACGGCGCTGTACCACCGCGAGCGAACCGGCGAGGGCGAGTACATCGACGTCTCGCTGCTGGACGCCAGCTTCCAGTTCCTCGGCTACCACGTCTCGAACTACTTCGCGACCGGCGAGAACCCGACGCGAATGGGGACCCGCCATCCGAGCCTCATGCCCTATCAGGCGTTCGAGACGGCCGACTCCCACATCGTCGTCGGCGTCGTGAGCGAACACATCTGGCCGAAGCTCTGTCGCGCGCTCGACCGCGAGGAGTGGATCGACGACGAGCGGTACGCGACGTTCTCCGACCGCGTCGAGAACAGGGACGAACTCGATCCCGTCCTCGACGAGATGTTCGCCGAGCGGACGACCGACGAGTGGATGGATATCCTGCAGGCCGAGGACGTTCCCTGTACGCCCGTTCAGGACGTCGAAACGCTGGTCGACGACCCGCACATCGAAACGCGCGGGATGATCGCCGAGATGGAACACCCGGAGCTCGGGACGTTCAAGTCTCCGGCCAACCCGGTCAATTTCGCCTCGCTCGAGACCGACGCCGAGGGCCCGCCGCCTCGCCTCGGCGAACACACCGACGAGGTGCTGTCGGAACTCGGGTACGACGACGACGAGCGCGAACGGCTCCGGTCGAACGACGTCATCTAA
- a CDS encoding gamma-glutamyltransferase family protein yields MQGTPDLDTFTSRRSTVYATRGVVSTSQPLAAEAGVAALRDGGNAFDAAVATAAALNVVEPTSTGLGGDVFALYKTADGEVGALRSCGGAPADASLEAVRDRVAEEEDVDPDDAAMPEYGPLTVTVPGTARGWERTVEELGELSLARALEPAIEYATEGFPVSEIIADQWAQAAAVLRGDNARSAYLPGGRAPAVGERVRLSSLGETMQRIADEGADVVYEGDIADEIVEEVRSRGGFLSHDDLAGFEPEFVDPVSTTYSGAEIYELPPNNQGPVALEALNIAEALEAGEHPPDSPERLHLAAEAAKRALTDGLHHVTDPAFEDVPEIASKPYAADRAAEIGSEATSDVDVGFPNDRAEDADTVLLSVADEAGNVVSYINSRFKDFGSGVVAGDTGIALQNRGSSFSLDPEHPNRFEPGKRPFHTLIPGIVRFDEDDWAAFGVMGGYMQPQGHLQVLLNLLDDGMSIQEALDFPRWRYQVDGQLAVEGRFDGEVLTKLARRGHEVRVMPPLHFGGGQIARNADGVLSGGTDPRKDGAAIGF; encoded by the coding sequence ATGCAGGGGACGCCAGACCTAGATACGTTCACGTCACGCCGATCGACCGTATACGCCACGCGCGGCGTCGTCTCGACGAGCCAGCCGCTCGCCGCGGAGGCGGGAGTCGCAGCGCTCCGGGACGGCGGTAACGCGTTCGACGCGGCCGTCGCGACCGCCGCGGCACTGAACGTGGTCGAGCCGACGTCGACCGGCCTCGGCGGCGACGTCTTCGCGCTCTACAAGACCGCCGACGGCGAGGTCGGCGCGCTTCGGAGCTGCGGTGGCGCGCCGGCGGACGCGTCGCTCGAGGCCGTCCGCGATCGAGTCGCCGAGGAGGAGGACGTCGATCCCGACGACGCGGCGATGCCCGAGTACGGCCCCCTCACGGTGACCGTCCCCGGAACCGCCCGCGGCTGGGAGCGCACCGTCGAGGAACTGGGCGAACTGAGTCTCGCCCGAGCGCTCGAGCCGGCGATCGAGTACGCGACGGAGGGCTTTCCCGTCTCGGAGATCATCGCCGACCAGTGGGCACAGGCGGCCGCCGTCCTCCGCGGGGACAACGCTCGATCGGCGTACCTCCCCGGCGGGCGCGCGCCGGCCGTCGGCGAGCGCGTGCGACTCTCCTCGCTGGGCGAAACCATGCAACGCATCGCCGACGAGGGCGCTGACGTCGTCTACGAGGGCGATATCGCGGACGAAATCGTCGAGGAGGTCCGGTCGCGCGGGGGCTTCCTCTCGCACGACGACCTCGCCGGCTTCGAGCCCGAGTTCGTCGACCCCGTCAGCACGACCTACAGCGGTGCCGAGATCTACGAACTCCCGCCGAACAATCAGGGCCCCGTCGCGCTCGAGGCGCTCAACATCGCCGAAGCGCTCGAGGCGGGCGAGCACCCGCCCGATTCGCCCGAACGGCTCCACCTCGCCGCCGAGGCGGCGAAGCGAGCCCTGACCGACGGCCTCCACCACGTCACCGATCCCGCGTTCGAGGACGTCCCCGAGATCGCGTCGAAACCGTACGCGGCCGACCGCGCCGCCGAGATCGGCTCGGAAGCGACGAGCGACGTCGACGTCGGCTTCCCGAACGACCGCGCGGAGGATGCCGATACCGTGTTGCTGTCGGTCGCCGACGAGGCGGGGAACGTCGTCTCGTACATCAACTCCCGGTTCAAGGACTTCGGCAGCGGCGTCGTCGCCGGCGACACCGGGATCGCCCTCCAGAACCGGGGGAGTTCGTTCTCGCTCGACCCCGAGCATCCGAACCGCTTCGAGCCCGGGAAGCGGCCGTTCCACACGCTGATTCCCGGTATCGTGCGCTTCGACGAGGACGATTGGGCCGCCTTCGGCGTCATGGGCGGCTACATGCAGCCCCAGGGGCACCTCCAGGTGCTGCTGAACCTCCTCGACGACGGGATGTCGATCCAGGAGGCCCTGGATTTCCCGCGCTGGCGCTACCAGGTGGACGGACAGCTGGCCGTCGAGGGGCGGTTCGACGGTGAGGTGCTGACGAAACTCGCCCGGCGCGGCCACGAGGTCCGCGTGATGCCACCGCTGCACTTCGGCGGCGGCCAGATCGCCCGCAACGCGGACGGCGTCCTCTCGGGGGGGACGGACCCGCGAAAGGACGGCGCGGCGATCGGATTCTAA
- a CDS encoding 3-hydroxyacyl-CoA dehydrogenase family protein has protein sequence MADQPSDTREAAPRPAIVGAGTMGRNIAVASAVGGQPVTLFDIDEDAVRDAESEIGSTVGTLTDRGVADVTDADDVRDRVAYTTDLAAAVGDAPLIIEAVTEDRETKAAVYEEIERHASASATLATNTSSLSITELASSLSRPERFCGTHWFHPAHIVPVVEVVYGDRTADETVDTAAAFLESIGKDPVVVERDIPGFIANRIQSAMAHEAWALLESGVASAEDIDRAVKGTFGFRLPTLGVLEKGDHSGLDVHHKVLSELLGEIDRGTSPAAVLTELVDEGRHGVKAERGVYDWSETDSERLTAERDQRLLDQLEVYRAARGPPDAPDNPDSRDSSDEPES, from the coding sequence ATGGCCGACCAGCCGTCGGATACTCGGGAGGCAGCGCCTCGCCCCGCGATCGTCGGTGCCGGGACGATGGGACGCAACATCGCCGTCGCCAGCGCGGTCGGCGGCCAGCCCGTCACCCTGTTCGACATCGACGAGGACGCGGTACGGGACGCGGAATCGGAGATCGGATCGACCGTCGGAACGCTCACCGACCGCGGCGTCGCGGACGTGACCGACGCCGACGACGTTCGCGACCGCGTCGCGTACACGACCGATCTGGCGGCGGCCGTCGGGGACGCGCCGCTGATCATCGAGGCGGTGACCGAGGACCGCGAGACGAAGGCGGCCGTCTACGAGGAGATCGAACGCCACGCGTCGGCGTCCGCGACGCTGGCGACGAACACCTCCTCGCTGTCGATCACCGAACTTGCGTCGTCGCTCTCTCGACCCGAGCGTTTCTGCGGCACGCACTGGTTCCACCCGGCGCACATCGTCCCCGTCGTGGAGGTCGTCTACGGCGACCGAACTGCGGACGAGACGGTCGACACCGCCGCGGCGTTCCTCGAGTCCATCGGCAAGGACCCCGTCGTCGTCGAGCGGGACATCCCGGGGTTCATCGCCAATCGAATCCAGTCGGCGATGGCTCACGAGGCGTGGGCACTGCTCGAGTCGGGCGTCGCGAGCGCCGAGGACATCGATCGCGCGGTGAAGGGGACGTTCGGCTTTCGGCTGCCGACCCTCGGCGTGCTCGAGAAGGGCGATCACTCCGGGCTCGACGTGCACCACAAGGTGCTCTCCGAGTTGCTGGGCGAGATCGACCGGGGGACGTCGCCGGCGGCGGTGCTGACCGAACTCGTCGACGAGGGCCGCCACGGGGTGAAAGCCGAACGGGGCGTCTACGACTGGTCGGAGACCGATAGCGAACGGCTGACGGCCGAACGCGATCAGCGGCTCCTCGACCAGCTCGAGGTGTATCGAGCCGCGCGCGGTCCGCCCGACGCGCCCGACAACCCCGACTCGCGCGACTCGTCCGACGAACCGGAATCGTAG
- a CDS encoding universal stress protein translates to MYQIVVPIDEDETRATNAADFVTGLGDEAGLDADLDDIAVSIVNVFKEFQAIDDGGNVQSEDLYDEDEIPDSVAAARDRLAAAGVAVDVERRHGDPGEEIVEHAGSIGADTIVIPGRKRSPVGKAVFGSVTQDVILNATQPVTIV, encoded by the coding sequence ATGTACCAGATCGTTGTTCCGATCGACGAGGACGAGACGCGAGCGACGAATGCGGCGGATTTCGTGACGGGTCTCGGCGACGAGGCCGGTCTCGACGCCGATCTCGACGACATCGCGGTGTCGATAGTGAACGTATTCAAGGAGTTCCAGGCGATCGACGACGGAGGAAACGTCCAGTCCGAGGACCTCTACGACGAAGACGAGATCCCCGACTCGGTCGCGGCCGCTCGCGATCGGCTCGCCGCGGCCGGCGTGGCGGTCGACGTCGAACGCCGCCACGGCGACCCCGGCGAAGAGATCGTCGAACACGCCGGGTCGATCGGCGCCGACACCATCGTCATTCCCGGCCGGAAGCGCTCGCCGGTCGGAAAGGCGGTGTTCGGAAGCGTCACCCAGGACGTAATTCTCAACGCCACACAGCCCGTCACGATCGTCTAA